Proteins encoded in a region of the Armatimonadota bacterium genome:
- a CDS encoding DNA-binding response regulator yields the protein MARLTINKLPEGEGKKMKVLVVDDEQPLLDALQYALEREGFEVVTATDSEDALRLFNEHNPDMVILDVMLPTRSGFEVCQILRKRSNVPIIMLTAKGAEVDRVVGLEIGADDYVTKPFSMRELIARIKSVLRRASAPAPATAPVLKAGDLTLDVSRYEAKLGDTPLSLSPKEFELLRFLMEHPGQVFSRQTLLDRVWGEEKYIEERTVDVHIHWLREKIEPNPRKPKYLLTVRGVGYKFRG from the coding sequence TTGGCAAGATTGACGATTAACAAACTGCCAGAGGGTGAAGGCAAGAAGATGAAAGTGCTCGTGGTCGACGATGAACAGCCCCTGCTGGACGCGTTGCAGTACGCACTGGAGCGCGAAGGGTTTGAGGTCGTGACCGCTACCGACTCGGAGGATGCTCTGAGGCTTTTCAACGAGCACAATCCCGACATGGTGATTCTGGATGTGATGTTGCCCACGCGTAGCGGTTTTGAGGTGTGCCAGATTCTGCGCAAACGTAGTAACGTGCCTATCATCATGCTTACCGCGAAGGGGGCCGAGGTCGACCGCGTGGTGGGACTGGAAATCGGTGCGGACGACTACGTAACCAAGCCCTTCAGTATGCGCGAGTTGATAGCGCGCATTAAGTCCGTGCTGCGACGCGCGTCGGCGCCGGCTCCGGCGACAGCTCCCGTGCTGAAAGCGGGTGATTTAACCCTCGATGTGAGCCGCTACGAAGCCAAACTGGGCGATACACCCCTTTCCCTCTCGCCGAAAGAGTTCGAATTGCTCCGCTTCCTGATGGAACACCCCGGGCAGGTGTTCTCGCGCCAGACTCTGTTAGACCGCGTATGGGGTGAAGAGAAATATATCGAAGAGCGCACAGTGGACGTGCATATCCACTGGCTGCGAGAGAAGATTGAGCCCAATCCGCGCAAGCCGAAGTACTTGTTGACGGTGCGCGGCGTGGGTTACAAGTTTCGGGGATGA
- a CDS encoding stage V sporulation protein R — MTSQERAELEKFIEQAWEKVHEMGLDPFPVHFELVPAHIIYEIGAYGLPARFSHWTFGRDYHRQKTMYEYNIARIYELVINTDPSQAFLLENNTLIANKLVVAHVLGHSDFFKNNTYFAHTDRRMVERARLHADRIRQYEMEYGPQRVEQFLDAVLSIEEHIDPVEPAYRRREPREYEHQKSILARPTSEFDDLLGRVETPEPPSTKRIPPEPEKDLLLFLRDYARDLEDWQRDIIGMVREEMLYFLPQIRTKIMNEGWASLIHERVLEALPLTPAEHLEFRRMHSSVLSPGSRMSINPYYVGYQILRDIERRWNGEPPEEDEQPETDWLQRPKPRPTGEGWQKLLEVREMECDVTFLRKYLTESLVKKLDMYTYKLEEVDGELVWRVQETDWEKVRDALLDSMTNFGVPVVTVEDGDYGRRGELYLKHHYDGKPLDMDYTLRALKNIYTIWNRPVHLETVMDSDITVFTYDGQQVTRASRR; from the coding sequence ATGACTAGTCAGGAACGCGCCGAACTGGAAAAGTTCATTGAACAAGCGTGGGAAAAGGTGCACGAGATGGGGCTGGACCCCTTCCCCGTGCACTTCGAGCTCGTGCCTGCGCATATTATCTACGAAATCGGTGCGTATGGGCTGCCTGCCCGTTTTTCGCACTGGACCTTCGGGCGCGACTACCACCGCCAAAAAACGATGTACGAATACAACATTGCCCGCATCTACGAGCTGGTCATCAACACCGACCCTTCGCAGGCGTTTTTGCTGGAGAACAACACGCTCATCGCCAACAAACTGGTAGTAGCGCATGTGCTAGGACACTCGGATTTCTTCAAGAACAATACCTACTTCGCGCACACCGACCGGCGCATGGTAGAGCGCGCCCGCCTGCACGCCGACCGTATCCGCCAGTACGAGATGGAGTACGGTCCGCAGCGAGTGGAGCAGTTTCTGGACGCGGTGCTCAGCATTGAAGAGCATATCGATCCCGTAGAGCCTGCCTACCGTCGGCGTGAACCGAGAGAGTATGAGCACCAGAAATCCATCTTAGCCCGTCCGACCAGCGAGTTCGACGACCTGTTGGGGCGCGTGGAGACGCCGGAGCCACCCTCCACCAAACGCATCCCACCAGAGCCTGAAAAAGACCTCCTGCTTTTCCTGCGTGACTACGCCAGGGACCTGGAGGACTGGCAACGCGACATTATCGGCATGGTGCGCGAGGAGATGCTGTACTTCCTGCCCCAGATACGTACCAAAATCATGAACGAAGGGTGGGCATCGCTGATTCACGAGCGGGTGCTGGAAGCGCTGCCGCTAACTCCAGCCGAACATCTGGAGTTCCGTCGGATGCACTCCAGCGTGCTGTCACCCGGTTCACGCATGAGTATCAACCCCTATTACGTGGGTTACCAAATACTGCGCGACATCGAACGGCGGTGGAACGGCGAGCCGCCCGAAGAGGATGAGCAACCGGAAACCGACTGGCTGCAACGTCCCAAACCGCGCCCTACCGGCGAAGGCTGGCAGAAGCTGCTGGAAGTGCGTGAGATGGAATGTGACGTCACCTTCCTGCGCAAATACCTCACCGAATCGCTCGTGAAGAAGCTTGATATGTATACCTACAAACTGGAAGAAGTGGACGGCGAGCTGGTATGGCGCGTACAGGAAACCGATTGGGAGAAAGTGCGCGATGCCCTGCTGGATTCTATGACCAACTTCGGCGTGCCGGTAGTGACGGTAGAAGACGGCGACTATGGGCGACGCGGTGAGCTCTACCTGAAGCACCATTACGACGGCAAACCGCTGGACATGGATTACACCCTGCGTGCCCTGAAGAACATCTACACGATATGGAACCGCCCTGTACACCTCGAAACCGTCATGGATAGCGACATAACCGTCTTCACCTACGATGGGCAACAGGTGACCCGGGCAAGTAGGCGGTAG
- a CDS encoding sporulation protein YhbH — translation MWHHPPFILSQDPWDLHHRAERDRQRHNEKVKEVIKQNLGEIISQQDIITAHDGKIVKIPIRGLELPRIRFDPNAGKRVGQGSGGTQPGDILGRQPGEGQGAGKQAGTEPGVDFYEAEFTIEELMELVFEDLHLPNLQEKGSKQVMADTTQFNTIARKGPLSNIDRKRTLIEAYKRSAKEGKPGFKIHADDRRFRSWEVVPEPQRNAVIFAMRDVSGSMGEFEAYICRSFYFWMLRFLRTKYTNTEIVFITCHTIAKEVDEHEFFAAGDSGGTKLSEAYKLALDIIDKRYNPREWNIYPFLFSDGYNWGDHEVVKLVEQMASISNLIGYGEIADELWGHTDAFAPLGQALYERFAHDPRVVLVRITNKEEVWPALKRFFSKHPEVQGA, via the coding sequence ATGTGGCATCATCCACCGTTTATACTCTCGCAAGACCCGTGGGACCTGCACCACCGGGCAGAGCGTGACCGCCAGCGCCACAACGAGAAGGTAAAGGAGGTTATCAAGCAGAACCTGGGCGAGATTATCAGCCAGCAGGACATCATTACCGCGCACGATGGCAAGATAGTGAAAATCCCTATCCGGGGGCTGGAGTTGCCGCGCATTCGCTTCGACCCCAATGCGGGCAAGCGCGTTGGACAGGGTTCTGGCGGCACCCAGCCGGGTGATATCCTCGGCAGGCAACCGGGTGAAGGGCAGGGTGCAGGCAAGCAGGCAGGAACCGAACCCGGCGTAGATTTCTACGAGGCGGAGTTTACCATCGAGGAGCTCATGGAGCTGGTTTTCGAGGACCTGCATCTGCCAAACTTGCAGGAGAAGGGTAGCAAGCAGGTCATGGCGGATACCACGCAGTTCAACACAATCGCGCGCAAAGGGCCACTGTCCAACATCGATCGCAAGCGTACCCTCATCGAGGCGTACAAACGTAGTGCGAAAGAAGGCAAGCCCGGCTTCAAGATACACGCCGACGACCGGCGGTTCCGTTCTTGGGAGGTCGTGCCCGAACCCCAGCGCAACGCGGTTATTTTCGCTATGCGCGACGTGTCGGGCAGCATGGGCGAGTTCGAGGCATACATCTGCCGCTCGTTCTACTTCTGGATGCTGCGCTTCCTGCGCACCAAATACACCAACACCGAAATCGTGTTCATCACCTGCCATACTATTGCCAAAGAGGTGGACGAGCACGAGTTCTTCGCAGCAGGTGATTCAGGAGGCACGAAGCTGTCGGAGGCGTACAAGCTCGCGCTGGATATCATCGACAAACGCTACAACCCGCGTGAGTGGAATATCTATCCCTTCCTCTTCTCCGATGGCTACAACTGGGGCGACCATGAAGTGGTGAAACTGGTTGAACAGATGGCGTCCATCAGCAACCTCATCGGCTATGGCGAGATCGCAGACGAACTGTGGGGACATACCGATGCTTTCGCTCCGTTAGGGCAGGCGCTTTACGAGCGATTCGCGCACGACCCGCGCGTGGTGCTGGTGCGAATCACCAACAAAGAGGAAGTGTGGCCCGCGCTCAAGCGGTTCTTTAGCAAACACCCGGAGGTGCAAGGGGCGTGA
- a CDS encoding protein PrkA, with translation MKPSEFLRQAEELRQSEQSLRWEGTFADYLEIVTKNPQVADLAHARVYDMIMAAGVDEPEGRPKQYRFFRSEIFGLDKTLQQIVEEYFAPAARRLDVRKRILMLVGPVGGGKSTLVTMLKRGLERYSRTEQGAVYAIKGCPMHEEPLHLIPEDLRADFRRQFGIYIEGDLCPVCRWRLKEEFHGKIDQVPVERIFFSERNRIGIGTFKPSDPKSQDVSELTGSVNLQMLTEIGVESDPRVYNFDGELNIANRGIMEFIEMLKADKRFLYELNTVAGEQMIKASRFALIYCDLVVVAHTNEYEYNAYFSNKENEAMIDRIFVVKVPYNLRVSDEVRIYEKLIAQSEVQEDGVDLKKVHIAPHALRVASMFAVLSRLKPSKKSGLSLMTKMKLYDGEKQVGDWDQRHLKELQEEYPDEGMQGVSPRFIINRISSAIARSGKSCITPIDVLRSLRDGLAEYTSNEEEKRKLLGLIDEVRKEYDELAKKEIQRAFVFSYEKAAQTLLDNYLDNVDAYCNRTKVKDPITGEDMEPDERLMRSIEEQIGISENAKREFREGILRSVASLARRNIRFDVNSDERLKEAIERKLFADLKDVVKITTSVTTPNEEQLKKMNEVVDRLCSEHGYCPVCASEVMRYVGTLLNR, from the coding sequence ATGAAACCATCCGAGTTTCTCAGACAGGCGGAGGAACTGCGCCAGAGCGAGCAGTCTCTGCGCTGGGAAGGCACTTTTGCCGACTATCTGGAAATCGTCACCAAAAACCCACAGGTGGCAGACCTGGCGCACGCCCGGGTGTACGACATGATCATGGCTGCCGGGGTGGATGAGCCGGAAGGACGCCCTAAGCAATACCGCTTCTTCCGCTCCGAAATCTTCGGGCTGGACAAGACCCTGCAGCAGATTGTGGAGGAGTACTTCGCACCGGCAGCGCGACGGCTGGACGTGCGCAAACGCATCCTCATGCTCGTCGGTCCCGTCGGAGGGGGGAAGTCCACACTCGTTACCATGCTCAAACGGGGACTGGAGCGCTACTCCCGCACCGAGCAAGGCGCGGTGTACGCCATCAAAGGCTGCCCGATGCACGAGGAACCGCTACACCTCATCCCGGAAGACCTTCGGGCAGATTTCCGCCGACAGTTCGGCATCTATATCGAGGGCGACCTGTGCCCGGTGTGCCGATGGCGACTGAAGGAGGAGTTTCACGGCAAGATTGACCAGGTGCCTGTGGAGCGCATCTTCTTCTCCGAGCGCAACCGCATCGGTATCGGCACTTTTAAACCGTCTGACCCTAAGTCGCAGGACGTTTCGGAGCTGACAGGCAGTGTGAACCTGCAGATGCTAACCGAAATCGGCGTGGAGAGCGACCCACGCGTGTACAACTTCGACGGCGAGCTGAATATCGCCAACCGGGGTATTATGGAATTCATCGAAATGCTCAAGGCGGATAAACGCTTCCTGTATGAACTCAACACGGTTGCGGGCGAGCAGATGATTAAAGCCTCCCGGTTCGCACTCATCTACTGCGACCTTGTTGTCGTTGCTCACACGAATGAGTATGAGTACAACGCCTACTTCTCCAACAAGGAGAACGAGGCGATGATTGACCGCATCTTCGTGGTCAAAGTGCCCTACAACCTGCGTGTCAGCGACGAAGTGCGCATCTATGAGAAGCTCATCGCCCAGAGCGAAGTGCAAGAGGACGGCGTAGACCTGAAGAAGGTGCATATTGCACCGCACGCCCTGCGCGTGGCGAGCATGTTTGCCGTGCTGAGCCGACTGAAGCCCTCCAAGAAGAGCGGCTTGAGCCTGATGACCAAGATGAAGCTGTACGATGGCGAAAAGCAGGTAGGCGATTGGGACCAGCGGCACCTGAAGGAGCTGCAGGAAGAATATCCCGACGAGGGGATGCAGGGTGTGTCGCCACGCTTTATCATCAACCGAATCTCCAGTGCGATTGCCCGCAGCGGCAAGTCATGCATTACGCCGATTGATGTGCTGCGCAGCCTGCGCGACGGACTCGCCGAATACACCAGCAACGAAGAGGAAAAGCGCAAACTGCTTGGGCTTATCGACGAGGTACGCAAAGAGTACGACGAACTCGCCAAGAAGGAAATCCAGCGCGCGTTTGTCTTCTCCTATGAGAAGGCGGCGCAAACGCTGCTCGACAACTATCTGGACAACGTGGACGCTTACTGCAATCGCACGAAGGTGAAAGACCCCATCACCGGCGAGGACATGGAACCCGACGAGAGGCTGATGCGCTCCATCGAGGAGCAAATCGGCATCTCCGAAAACGCCAAGCGCGAGTTCCGTGAAGGCATCCTGCGCTCCGTCGCCTCGCTGGCAAGGCGCAATATCCGCTTCGACGTCAACAGCGACGAGCGGTTAAAGGAAGCCATCGAGCGCAAGCTCTTCGCCGACCTGAAGGACGTGGTGAAGATTACCACCTCCGTCACCACGCCTAACGAGGAGCAACTGAAGAAGATGAACGAGGTGGTAGACCGCCTGTGCAGTGAGCACGGCTACTGCCCCGTGTGCGCCAGTGAAGTCATGCGCTATGTGGGCACGCTATTGAATCGTTAA
- a CDS encoding twitching motility protein PilT: MVTIDKLMDLAVERDASDIHLIAGERPVLRIYGRLYRLQEFDVLTPADTERLVRSICPDRNWEELQTDRSTDFGISHQNKARFRVAAYWQKNTLAMNLRLIPYKMLTFEDLGLGREVIDLLYEPRGLILITGPTGSGKTTTLATMIDWINTHRDCHIITIEDPIEYYHSPKKSIISQREVGVDVPTFADGVVRALREDPDVILVGEMRDLRTIQAAITAAETGHLVFSTLHTTGAAKTVDRITDVFPLDQQEQIRVQLSTNLVAVISQQLLPRIDRPGRVAAFEVMICTPAIQHMIRDHKTYSIYSAIQTGQQWGMCTLDSFLLSLYRKGIIDKDEMMRIADRPEEIAEKLGETEVHRAADVHATTVQTTAQAVQAPHHHTPKSG, from the coding sequence ATGGTTACTATCGACAAACTCATGGACCTAGCGGTGGAGCGGGATGCTTCCGATATCCACCTGATTGCTGGCGAACGACCGGTGTTGCGCATTTATGGCAGGCTATATCGACTGCAGGAGTTCGACGTGCTCACCCCCGCGGATACCGAACGATTAGTGCGCTCGATATGCCCTGACCGAAACTGGGAGGAGCTGCAGACCGACCGCAGTACTGACTTCGGTATCTCGCACCAGAACAAAGCGCGTTTCCGCGTGGCGGCGTACTGGCAGAAGAACACGCTCGCGATGAACCTCCGCCTCATCCCCTACAAGATGCTGACTTTTGAGGACCTTGGCTTGGGACGTGAGGTAATTGACCTGCTGTACGAACCGCGCGGGCTTATCCTGATTACAGGACCCACCGGTTCAGGTAAGACCACTACACTGGCGACGATGATCGACTGGATTAATACTCACCGCGACTGTCATATCATCACCATCGAGGACCCGATTGAATACTACCATTCGCCGAAGAAATCTATCATCTCGCAGCGTGAAGTGGGCGTGGACGTGCCTACCTTCGCCGACGGCGTGGTGCGCGCCCTGCGCGAAGACCCCGATGTTATCCTCGTAGGTGAAATGCGCGACCTGCGCACCATTCAGGCGGCGATTACCGCAGCCGAAACGGGGCACCTGGTCTTCTCCACCCTGCATACCACCGGCGCGGCGAAAACGGTAGACCGCATCACCGATGTCTTCCCGCTGGACCAGCAGGAGCAAATCCGCGTGCAGCTCTCCACCAACCTGGTGGCGGTCATTTCGCAGCAACTGCTTCCGCGTATCGACCGCCCCGGGCGCGTGGCGGCGTTCGAGGTCATGATCTGCACGCCCGCTATCCAGCACATGATTCGCGACCACAAGACCTACAGCATCTACTCCGCTATCCAGACGGGTCAGCAGTGGGGCATGTGTACGCTGGACTCGTTCCTGCTGTCGCTCTACCGTAAAGGTATCATCGACAAGGACGAAATGATGCGCATCGCCGACCGACCGGAGGAAATTGCCGAAAAGTTGGGAGAGACCGAGGTGCACCGCGCAGCGGATGTGCACGCAACAACCGTTCAGACCACCGCCCAGGCGGTGCAGGCGCCGCACCATCACACCCCGAAAAGTGGCTGA
- the ywzG gene encoding putative DNA-binding protein YwzG — MSNTEQLVKGNTPLLILSLLAEKPMHGYAIAKEIERRTAELLRFREGTLYPALHEMEQRGWIQGTWETTDGGRERKVYSITPQGLQELQRQQHAWQRFRNAIEAVIGRKSSQPAEGGIEPCTT, encoded by the coding sequence ATGAGCAATACGGAACAACTGGTGAAAGGGAACACTCCTCTGCTCATCCTGTCGTTGCTAGCGGAGAAGCCGATGCACGGTTACGCCATCGCGAAGGAGATTGAGCGGCGCACCGCTGAACTGTTGCGCTTCCGCGAGGGCACGCTGTATCCAGCACTACACGAGATGGAACAAAGGGGCTGGATTCAGGGCACCTGGGAGACCACCGACGGTGGGCGCGAGCGCAAGGTGTACTCCATTACCCCGCAGGGATTGCAGGAGCTGCAGCGCCAGCAGCACGCCTGGCAACGGTTCCGCAACGCTATCGAGGCGGTGATTGGGCGCAAGTCGTCCCAACCCGCAGAGGGAGGTATCGAGCCATGTACAACCTGA
- a CDS encoding ATPase has product MELQEQVNRFRDTMQALREQIGRVIVGHEHVVEGTLLCIFAGGHALLEGVPGLGKTLLVRTLGQVLSLRFSRIQFTPDLMPADITGTNLLAEDESGRRRFQFQPGPVFANIVLADEINRATPKTQSAMLEAMQEHAVTVAGVRYDLPEPFFVLATQNPIEMEGTYPLPEAQLDRFMFKLLVQSPSVEQLNAIVDRTTGAEIPQAEVVADGETVRWMQQLARQVPLADAVRDFASQLVHFTHPDVDGAPDMVRRYVRFGSSPRGAQALVQTAKVRALSNGRYNVAIEDIEAVAYPALRHRILLNFEAEAQGVTAEQIIDAVLEHVRQRSEVRLPLVSEQMAK; this is encoded by the coding sequence ATGGAACTGCAAGAACAGGTCAACCGTTTTCGCGACACCATGCAGGCGTTGCGCGAGCAGATTGGGCGTGTGATTGTAGGGCATGAGCACGTGGTGGAAGGCACGCTACTGTGCATTTTTGCGGGCGGGCATGCGCTGCTGGAAGGCGTGCCCGGGCTGGGCAAGACCCTGCTGGTACGCACGTTAGGGCAGGTACTGTCTCTGCGATTCTCGCGCATCCAGTTTACACCCGACCTGATGCCCGCCGACATCACTGGAACCAACCTGCTGGCGGAAGACGAGAGTGGTCGGCGACGGTTCCAGTTCCAGCCGGGCCCGGTGTTCGCCAACATCGTCTTAGCCGACGAAATTAACCGCGCCACGCCCAAGACACAATCCGCCATGTTGGAGGCGATGCAGGAACACGCGGTCACGGTAGCAGGCGTGCGCTACGATCTGCCCGAACCTTTCTTCGTACTGGCGACACAGAACCCGATTGAGATGGAGGGAACCTACCCCCTGCCGGAAGCGCAGTTAGACCGATTCATGTTCAAACTGCTGGTGCAATCGCCTTCGGTGGAGCAGCTGAACGCCATTGTAGACCGCACTACCGGTGCGGAGATACCGCAGGCAGAGGTCGTTGCCGACGGCGAGACGGTGCGATGGATGCAGCAGCTGGCGAGGCAGGTTCCGCTGGCGGATGCTGTGCGTGACTTCGCTTCGCAGCTGGTGCACTTCACCCACCCCGACGTGGATGGTGCCCCCGATATGGTGAGGCGCTATGTGCGCTTCGGTTCCAGCCCGCGCGGGGCGCAGGCTCTGGTGCAAACCGCCAAAGTGCGCGCGCTCAGCAACGGACGTTATAACGTGGCGATAGAGGACATCGAAGCGGTAGCGTACCCCGCCCTGCGACACCGTATCCTGCTGAACTTCGAGGCGGAGGCACAGGGGGTCACTGCCGAACAGATAATAGACGCCGTGCTGGAACATGTGCGCCAGCGTAGCGAGGTGAGGTTGCCTCTGGTTTCAGAGCAGATGGCGAAATAG
- the fabG gene encoding beta-ketoacyl-ACP reductase: protein MECDILRGKVALVTGASRGIGRACALALAEWGATIAVHYRQNEMEAHKTLSALVGEGHFLLQGDVAEPQVCQNLVEQIVQRTGRLDIVVNNAGIYEPLPFSEPSYERWQSAWQRMFAVNFFSAVNLSYHAVAVMRRQGSGKIIFIASRAGIRGEANHSHYAASKGAMVVLARSMAVELARENIQVYAVAPGWVATDMAAEPLKQRGESIIAQIPVGRVAEPEDVAKAVRFLASPDADYLTGITLDVNGGSYIR, encoded by the coding sequence ATGGAGTGTGACATCCTTCGTGGTAAGGTGGCTCTGGTGACCGGTGCATCACGAGGTATCGGACGGGCTTGCGCTCTAGCCCTTGCGGAATGGGGCGCTACCATCGCTGTGCACTATCGCCAGAACGAAATGGAAGCGCACAAAACGCTCTCCGCTCTGGTAGGGGAGGGGCACTTTCTGCTGCAGGGAGACGTTGCAGAACCGCAGGTATGCCAGAATCTGGTAGAACAGATCGTGCAGAGAACCGGTCGGCTGGACATTGTGGTCAACAACGCAGGAATCTACGAGCCGCTTCCCTTCAGCGAGCCAAGCTATGAACGCTGGCAAAGCGCATGGCAGCGCATGTTCGCCGTCAACTTCTTTAGCGCGGTGAACCTGAGTTACCACGCCGTAGCGGTGATGCGCCGGCAGGGAAGCGGCAAGATTATCTTCATCGCCTCGCGTGCGGGCATTCGTGGGGAAGCCAACCACAGCCATTATGCTGCTTCCAAAGGAGCGATGGTCGTGTTGGCACGCAGCATGGCGGTGGAGCTGGCGCGGGAGAACATTCAGGTATACGCCGTTGCGCCCGGCTGGGTGGCTACCGACATGGCAGCGGAGCCGCTGAAACAGCGTGGAGAGAGCATCATCGCGCAAATACCTGTGGGGCGAGTGGCTGAGCCAGAGGATGTGGCAAAAGCGGTGCGTTTCCTTGCCTCGCCCGATGCCGACTACTTGACAGGTATCACACTGGACGTGAACGGAGGTTCGTATATCCGCTGA
- a CDS encoding Maf-like protein produces the protein MGDCALILASASPRRRELMSLLGIPFRTVPANIDETPPDGRSPEETAVHLAREKALAVAQNELDAVVLGADTIVVCNGESLGKPRDAEEALEMLRRLNGREHQVFTGVALLEVRHGTVVREQCDAVCTLVRFRKVGDEHLRRYIATAEPMDKAGAYGAQGYGSTLIERIEGCYFNVVGLPVSRVCAMLEAWGITPLQVVSISDV, from the coding sequence ATGGGAGACTGCGCGCTCATACTGGCTTCCGCCTCGCCGCGCAGGCGGGAGCTGATGTCTCTGCTGGGCATACCGTTTCGCACTGTACCTGCGAACATCGACGAAACGCCTCCCGATGGACGCTCCCCCGAAGAGACCGCCGTCCATCTGGCGCGCGAAAAGGCGCTGGCTGTTGCGCAAAACGAGCTGGACGCTGTAGTGCTTGGTGCGGATACCATCGTGGTATGTAACGGCGAGTCGCTGGGCAAGCCACGTGATGCTGAAGAGGCTTTAGAGATGTTGCGCCGATTGAACGGACGTGAGCATCAGGTGTTTACCGGGGTAGCACTGTTGGAGGTGAGGCACGGCACAGTAGTGCGTGAGCAATGTGACGCGGTATGCACGTTGGTGCGGTTCCGCAAGGTGGGTGATGAGCACCTGCGCCGGTACATCGCCACCGCCGAACCGATGGATAAAGCAGGCGCGTACGGGGCGCAAGGGTACGGCTCCACGTTGATTGAGCGCATCGAAGGGTGTTACTTCAACGTGGTGGGATTACCGGTTTCTCGTGTATGTGCTATGCTGGAAGCATGGGGCATCACGCCGTTGCAGGTGGTATCGATTTCGGATGTGTGA